One Halalkalicoccus sp. NIPERK01 DNA segment encodes these proteins:
- a CDS encoding ZIP family metal transporter: MVHAELALVTLAGLLTALATGLGALPFFFLDDVNDRLNVALWGFASGIMLAASIFGLATEGLAAGGPLALGVGLAVGVALVVASDRALSGTEIHPRKYEEAGFKKLVLILGVLTVHSFPEGVAIGVSFADLPLGEGVSVLGLTVPVLAVFITGAIAIQNVPEGIAVAIPLQGLGVPRWRMVWWAVFSSLPQPIGAALAYAFVRTARDFLAVGFGFAAGAMIYLVFSELVPEARSIGRDLPRNGTPELAIGLFCGVLLMLPVSFV, translated from the coding sequence ATGGTACACGCGGAGCTGGCGCTGGTCACCCTCGCGGGGCTGCTGACGGCGCTCGCGACCGGCCTCGGGGCGCTTCCCTTCTTCTTCCTCGACGACGTGAACGACCGGCTCAACGTCGCGCTCTGGGGGTTCGCCTCGGGGATCATGCTCGCCGCCTCGATCTTCGGGCTGGCAACCGAGGGGCTGGCCGCGGGCGGACCGCTCGCTCTCGGAGTCGGCCTGGCGGTCGGCGTCGCGCTCGTGGTCGCGAGCGACCGCGCCCTCTCGGGGACGGAGATCCACCCCCGCAAGTACGAGGAGGCGGGCTTCAAGAAGCTCGTGCTCATCCTCGGCGTACTGACCGTCCACAGCTTCCCCGAGGGCGTCGCAATCGGCGTCTCCTTCGCCGACCTTCCTCTGGGAGAGGGCGTTTCGGTCCTCGGCCTCACGGTTCCGGTGCTCGCGGTGTTCATCACCGGTGCGATCGCGATCCAGAACGTGCCCGAAGGCATCGCCGTCGCCATCCCGCTTCAGGGACTGGGCGTCCCGCGCTGGCGGATGGTCTGGTGGGCGGTCTTCTCGAGCCTTCCCCAGCCGATCGGCGCGGCACTCGCCTACGCCTTCGTTCGGACCGCCCGCGATTTCCTCGCGGTCGGCTTCGGCTTCGCCGCGGGCGCGATGATCTACCTCGTCTTCTCGGAACTCGTTCCCGAGGCGCGTTCGATCGGGCGGGATCTCCCGAGAAATGGGACCCCGGAGCTCGCCATCGGCCTCTTCTGTGGCGTTCTCCTGATGCTCCCCGTATCGTTCGTCTGA
- the dnaJ gene encoding molecular chaperone DnaJ, with translation MSEDFYDVLGVSRDASEDEINKAFRKKAAKYHPDVSDEPDAEEKFKKAKKAKEVLTDEQQRAAYDRMGHDRFEQAEKRGGFDGGAGGAGGFGGGDPFGGAGGGGGLGDIFEQFFGGGGGGGRRQGADLQTRLSVTLEEVYDGVEKQMTINRPERCEACDGAGGTNPQTCPECNGRGQVTQVQQTPFGRMQQTQACPNCRGDGQVYEESCKDCRGEGQVTRETTLSVEIPEGIRDGQTLRMEREGAPGERGGPNGDLLIEIRVEDHPDFERDGDDLRYRKAISFPQAVFGDTVEVPTMEGTVEMDVPGGTQSGERFRLEGKGMPRLRRRGQGDLYVSIQVVTPEELNEEQREALEAFAEAGGEEIEVEQGFFERIKSSL, from the coding sequence ATGAGCGAGGATTTCTACGACGTCCTCGGCGTGAGTCGGGACGCCAGCGAGGACGAGATAAACAAGGCCTTCCGGAAGAAGGCCGCGAAGTACCACCCGGACGTCAGCGACGAGCCGGATGCGGAGGAGAAGTTCAAGAAGGCGAAGAAGGCGAAGGAGGTCCTGACGGACGAACAGCAACGGGCGGCCTACGACCGCATGGGTCACGACCGCTTCGAACAGGCCGAGAAACGCGGCGGGTTCGACGGCGGTGCGGGCGGCGCGGGCGGCTTCGGCGGCGGCGACCCGTTCGGCGGCGCGGGCGGCGGTGGCGGCCTCGGCGACATCTTCGAGCAGTTCTTCGGCGGGGGCGGTGGCGGCGGTCGCCGCCAGGGCGCGGACCTCCAGACGCGCCTGTCGGTCACGCTCGAGGAGGTCTACGACGGCGTCGAGAAACAGATGACGATCAACCGCCCCGAGCGCTGTGAGGCCTGCGACGGCGCGGGCGGGACGAACCCCCAGACCTGCCCGGAGTGCAACGGTCGGGGGCAGGTCACGCAGGTCCAACAGACCCCGTTCGGCCGGATGCAACAGACCCAGGCCTGTCCCAACTGCCGCGGCGACGGGCAGGTCTACGAGGAGAGTTGTAAGGACTGTCGCGGCGAGGGGCAGGTCACCCGCGAGACCACCCTCTCCGTGGAGATCCCGGAGGGCATTCGCGACGGCCAGACCCTGCGGATGGAACGCGAGGGCGCGCCCGGCGAGCGGGGTGGCCCCAACGGCGACCTCCTGATCGAGATCCGAGTCGAGGACCACCCCGACTTCGAGCGCGACGGCGACGACCTGCGGTACAGAAAAGCGATCTCGTTTCCCCAAGCCGTCTTCGGTGACACCGTCGAGGTCCCGACGATGGAGGGCACGGTAGAGATGGACGTGCCGGGTGGCACCCAGAGCGGCGAGCGCTTCCGCCTCGAGGGCAAGGGCATGCCCCGGCTTCGACGCCGAGGCCAGGGCGACCTCTACGTCTCGATCCAGGTCGTGACCCCCGAGGAACTCAACGAGGAGCAGCGCGAGGCGCTCGAGGCGTTCGCAGAAGCCGGCGGCGAGGAGATCGAGGTCGAACAAGGGTTTTTCGAGCGGATCAAGAGTTCGCTGTAG
- a CDS encoding dicarboxylate/amino acid:cation symporter, whose translation MAGNGILRGWRRYRSVPIIYRIGAAFVLGSIVGLVVGEPATALQPIGDLFVRLLSMIVVPIVIFTLLMGVRHLTPSSLGRVGGQVVALYAITSTIAVAIGLAVANAIDPGQGLTLVEGEIDTQEAPSFTEVLLGIVPENPINAMASGDILAVLFFVLVFGLALAMLQESSENPRVQNGVETFFDLAEAGSEALFKMVWGIMEYGVLGVFALMASIFAQTGIGVLSTFALLAATLVLGVALHISIVYLGTIIALLTQQSPIAFLAGIKEAMVTALSIASSSATLPISMSNAEDNLRVNEGIYGFSLPLGATINMDGTGMYQGIVAIFAANLVGVSLTLTEQITVVTIAVLASIGTAGVPSAGLILLTLVLTQLGLPLEVVGFIAGIDPLLDRLRTMTNVTGDLAVTTLVAHWNGAVDFDGGVWASGESGPAGVPGDD comes from the coding sequence ATGGCAGGCAATGGCATACTGCGGGGCTGGCGACGCTATCGGTCCGTGCCGATCATCTACCGGATCGGGGCGGCGTTCGTCCTCGGGTCGATCGTCGGCCTCGTGGTCGGGGAACCGGCGACCGCGCTCCAGCCGATCGGCGACCTGTTCGTCCGACTCCTGAGCATGATCGTCGTCCCGATCGTGATCTTCACGCTGCTGATGGGCGTGCGCCACCTCACGCCCTCCTCGCTGGGACGGGTCGGCGGACAGGTGGTCGCGCTGTACGCGATCACCTCGACGATCGCCGTCGCCATCGGGCTGGCGGTGGCGAACGCCATCGATCCGGGACAGGGGCTGACGCTGGTCGAAGGCGAGATCGACACGCAGGAAGCGCCGAGTTTCACCGAGGTGCTCCTCGGGATCGTCCCCGAGAACCCGATCAACGCGATGGCCAGCGGCGACATCCTCGCCGTGTTGTTCTTCGTCCTCGTCTTCGGCCTCGCGCTCGCGATGCTCCAGGAGTCCAGCGAGAACCCCCGCGTCCAGAACGGCGTCGAGACCTTCTTCGACCTCGCGGAGGCGGGTTCGGAGGCGCTGTTCAAGATGGTCTGGGGGATCATGGAGTACGGCGTGCTGGGCGTGTTCGCGCTGATGGCCTCCATCTTCGCACAGACGGGTATCGGCGTGCTCTCGACGTTCGCGCTGCTGGCGGCCACCCTCGTCCTCGGGGTGGCGCTTCACATCTCCATCGTCTACCTCGGGACGATCATCGCCCTGCTGACCCAGCAGTCGCCGATCGCCTTCCTCGCGGGGATCAAGGAGGCGATGGTGACGGCGCTCTCGATCGCCTCCTCCAGCGCGACGCTCCCGATCTCGATGTCGAACGCCGAGGACAACCTCCGGGTCAACGAGGGAATTTATGGGTTTTCGCTCCCGCTGGGCGCGACCATCAACATGGACGGCACCGGGATGTACCAGGGGATCGTCGCCATCTTCGCGGCGAACCTCGTGGGCGTCTCGCTCACGCTGACCGAACAGATCACGGTCGTCACCATCGCGGTGCTCGCGAGCATCGGCACCGCGGGCGTGCCCAGCGCCGGGCTGATCCTCCTTACATTGGTGCTCACGCAGTTGGGCCTGCCGCTGGAGGTCGTCGGCTTCATCGCGGGCATCGACCCGCTGCTCGACCGGCTTCGCACGATGACGAACGTCACCGGCGACCTCGCGGTGACGACGCTGGTCGCCCACTGGAACGGCGCGGTCGACTTCGACGGCGGCGTCTGGGCC